Part of the Cystobacter ferrugineus genome, GCGGACATCGAGCTCAACGCGGCCCCGGAGGGCAGGGGGTTTCTCTTCACCACCGTGGACTCGCCGCCCTGTGACGGCGGCCAGAGCTCCGGTTGTGTCTCCGCCGACGTGCAGAACACGGTGACCCACGAACTCGGCCACGTGGTCGGGCTGGACCACGTTCCCGAACAGCCGGGTTCCACCATGGAGCCCTCCGCGTTCCCCGGAGAGACGAACAAGCGCATCATCGACGTGGGCAGCATCGCGGGCTTCTGCGACGCCTACCCCCGGGGGCTCCCGCCTACCCAGTGCGGAGAGAACCCGGAGCTCGGCCGCCGCTTCCAGGCGGTGTCCCACGCCCCGTGGTCCGGGTGTGCGGCGGCGCCCGGCGCCCTGCTGCCCACGGCGGCGCTGCTCGGCGTGTGGGGACTCGGCCGGCGGCGCGGGCGCACGCGCGGCTCGTGAGCCCCGGCCGCGGCCCGAGAGCCCCGGCCGCGGCGCGCCGGCGTGCCTTCCTCAGCGCTCGCGGGGAGGCACCAGCCGGATGACGAAGGGGTAGTCCACCGCCGTCGGACGGCCGTCGAGCACCATGGGCTTGTAGAGGCGTCCCTGCAGCGACTGCACCACCGCCTCGTTCATGTGCGGCAGACCCTTGATGACGCGGCAGTTCTCCACGCTGCCTTTGATCGTGATGATGCACTTGACGATCATCACGCCCGACACGCGCGCCGCACGTGCCTCGCGCGAGAACACGATCTCCTTGCCCTGGATCTCCACCGGACGGGGCATGCCCTCCTGGAAGGGCACGGGACCGTCGGCCTTGCGCGACTCCACCGCCGGGGCCATCGCCACCACGGGCACGGCCACCGCCGACGTGCTCTTGGTCTCCGAGGGCGGGGGAGGCTCGGCCTCCAGCAGCACCGGCGCGGACATCGAGCCCACGGCCGCCGTCGGCGAGGCGCCGCTCGAGCCCACGGCCCGCTCCACCCGGTTGGACGAACTCCCCCGGCTGGCCGTGCGCATCCGCTGCATCTTCTGGGAGAACACCACCTCGCCCGAGCCTCCGGTGATGACCGTCTCCGGGTGGTAGCCGTCCAGGGTGAAGGTGAACTCGGCGGTGAGGGTGTCCTGGCCCTTGTCCTTGGGAATCTCCAGCAGCAGCGGCGTCGTGCCGCGCTCCTCTCCCTTGTAGAAGACGTGTGCCCCCGTGGGCTGGCTCATCAGCCGGAAGCGCACCACCGCGTCCGCCGCGGGCTCGGCGGGGGGGGCAGCCTGGGGCGCCGCGGCGACCGCCGGCTCGGTCCGGGGCGCGGACGCCGACCCGAAGAGGCTCGAGGACAGCAGCAGCCCTCCCGACAGGAGCACCGCGATGCCTCCGCCCACGAGCCCTCCGATGAGCAGCGTGCGCCGGCGCGCCTTCTGGATGTCGGGCGGCACTTCCACGCTGATGTCCACCGCGAGCGTGTCTCCGCTCGAGGGCGTGTCCGCGACGATGCCCGCGAAGAGCGGCGTCTTGTGCGGCCCGGTGGTGCCCTGCCCGCTCGGGTGCTTGAAGATGCCGCTGTGGCCGCCCGCCTCCATGCTGGCGGTGCGCAGGGCCTCCAGCAGCTCGTCCATCGTCTGGTAGCGGCGCGCCGGATCCTTCTCCATGCAGCGGCGCACCACCGCCTCGATGCCCATGGGCACGGAGATGTCCGGCCGCACGGAGCTGAACGCGGGGGGCAGCTCCTTGTGATGGGCGAAGATGAGCTCGATGTGATCCTTGGAGACGAACGGCGGCCGGCCCACCAGCATCTGGTAGAGCACCACGCCGAGCGAGTACACGTCGCTGCGCACGTCGGCTTCGTTGCGCGCCTGCTCGGGCGCCATGTACGCCGGGGAGCCCAGGAAGGTGCCGCTCTGGGTGATCTCCGGATTGGGCGCGTTCTCCGAGACGGCGATGGACTTCACCAGTCCGAAGTCCAACACCTTGACGAGGTCCTGATCGGCCTCGTTGAGCAGCATGATGTTGGCCGGCTTGAGGTCGCGGTGGACGATGCCCTGGTTGTGCGCCTCGCGCAGTGAACGGCAGATCTGTTGGGTGATGTTCAGCGCGCGTGCCCAGGGAATGGGACCCGACTCCGCCACGACCTGACCGAGGGTGCGGCCCTCGATGTACTCCATGGCGATGTAGTAGATGCCGTCGTCCGTCTGTCCGTAATCAATCACCGTCACCGTGTTGGGGTGGCGCAGCTTGGAGGACAGCGAGGCCTCGCGCAGGAAGCGCTTCTGGAAGCCGGGATCCTTGCTCGTGGGGAAGTGGGGATTGAGCACCTTGAGCGCCACCACCCGGTCCAGGGGCGTCTGCTTGGCGCGATAGACCCGGCCCATGCCTCCCACACCCAGCGGCTCGAGGATGCTGAAGCGGCCGTTGAGCGTTCGCCCGATGAGGGGATCCGTCCCCGTATCACCTGGACCCTGTGAGTCGCCGGTCACCATAATTTCGTCGTGCTCCCCCATCCCGCGGCCGGGTGGGAACCATTCTTCCAGGAAGTGGAGTCAAGCCATGAAACCACAACTCCCGGAAACACGCGACTTGGGAGCGGGTGCTTGCTCGGCTCCCATCCTGGGGGTGCTCGCCGAGGGACCAGGGGACGAGTGGGATGCGCGGCCCGCATTGACGGGTTCGGCGTGATCGGACTACCGTTCCATCCCTCCCCCTCCCGCGGACACGTTCAGGCGGGCCCGCCATGGTCGACTTTCCTCCAATGACGGCTGATGCCCAGGCGAGACGTGCGTCGGTCCAGAAGCGCTTGCTGGTGCTGGAGGAGGAGATCGTCCGGCTGCGGCGGGAGCTGGGCACGCTGGGCGTGGATCAGCGCCTGCCGGGACTCTACCTCACCGTGGAGGTGGCGGGCTCCACCGCCCTCTTGCCCGTGGAGGCGGTCCTGGAGGTGGTGCGGCTGGTGGCCATCGAGCCCCTGCCGGCGGCCCTGCCCCATGTGCGCGGCACCATGCTCTACCGGGGGACTCCCGCGGTGGTGGTGGACCTGGCGGCGATGCTGGGCGTGCGGCGGGAGCCGGAGCTGGACGCGCATCTGGTCATCTGTGGCGGCGCGCGCATGGTGGCCGTGCTGGTGGACCGGGTGCGCGACCTCGTCGAGTCGCCCGTGCTGGTGGAGGGGTCCCTCGAGGAGGGGGTCCCCACCGCGTGGGACAGGACGGGGCTGATGGCGGGCCTGTGCCGCACGCCCGAGGGCATCCGTCCGCTGCTGCGCGCCTCGGCCATCCTGAACGTTCCGGAGGGCGCGTGAAGGAGCCGGGGAAGGTGGAACGGCTCGATGAAGCGGCGCTCGGAGGTCTGGAGTCCGTCCTGCGCGCCGAGTGCGGCATGGTGCTGGCCCCCAGCGTGCGCCGCTCCCTGGGCACCGCCCTCACGCGCGCGGCCGAGGCCCATGGCCTGCCTCCGCGCGACTTCCTCCACCGGCTGCTGGCGCGCGACACCGGGGCGGTGGAGTCCTTCATCGGCTACGCGGTCATCGGCGAGACGTACTTCTTCCGCCACCCCGAGCAGCTCCGTGAGCTGGCGCGCGTGGCCTCCGTGCATGTCGGGCCCTTCCTCGTCTGGAGCGCCGGGTGCGCGAGCGGCGAGGAGCCCTACAGCATCGCCATGGCCCTGCTGACCGCGGGCCTCGTGCCCGAGCACATCCGCGTGGTGGGCACGGACGTGTCCGGCCGCGCCCTGGAGCGGGCCCGGCAGGGCATCTACTCGCCCTGGTCCGTGCGGCGCATGGAGCTGGCGCTGGAGCGGCG contains:
- a CDS encoding protein kinase domain-containing protein — protein: MVTGDSQGPGDTGTDPLIGRTLNGRFSILEPLGVGGMGRVYRAKQTPLDRVVALKVLNPHFPTSKDPGFQKRFLREASLSSKLRHPNTVTVIDYGQTDDGIYYIAMEYIEGRTLGQVVAESGPIPWARALNITQQICRSLREAHNQGIVHRDLKPANIMLLNEADQDLVKVLDFGLVKSIAVSENAPNPEITQSGTFLGSPAYMAPEQARNEADVRSDVYSLGVVLYQMLVGRPPFVSKDHIELIFAHHKELPPAFSSVRPDISVPMGIEAVVRRCMEKDPARRYQTMDELLEALRTASMEAGGHSGIFKHPSGQGTTGPHKTPLFAGIVADTPSSGDTLAVDISVEVPPDIQKARRRTLLIGGLVGGGIAVLLSGGLLLSSSLFGSASAPRTEPAVAAAPQAAPPAEPAADAVVRFRLMSQPTGAHVFYKGEERGTTPLLLEIPKDKGQDTLTAEFTFTLDGYHPETVITGGSGEVVFSQKMQRMRTASRGSSSNRVERAVGSSGASPTAAVGSMSAPVLLEAEPPPPSETKSTSAVAVPVVAMAPAVESRKADGPVPFQEGMPRPVEIQGKEIVFSREARAARVSGVMIVKCIITIKGSVENCRVIKGLPHMNEAVVQSLQGRLYKPMVLDGRPTAVDYPFVIRLVPPRER
- a CDS encoding chemotaxis protein CheW; its protein translation is MVDFPPMTADAQARRASVQKRLLVLEEEIVRLRRELGTLGVDQRLPGLYLTVEVAGSTALLPVEAVLEVVRLVAIEPLPAALPHVRGTMLYRGTPAVVVDLAAMLGVRREPELDAHLVICGGARMVAVLVDRVRDLVESPVLVEGSLEEGVPTAWDRTGLMAGLCRTPEGIRPLLRASAILNVPEGA